Proteins from one Mycobacterium adipatum genomic window:
- a CDS encoding SulP family inorganic anion transporter — protein MSLPTSSRNVNPLLHNIIQNNIVRYDLPASLVVFLVALPLSIGIAVASGAPVVAGLIAAIVGGIVCAVVGGSPLQVSGPAAGLTVVVAELVAQFGWKATCAITAAAGVLQILLGLSRVARAALAIAPIVVHAMLAGIGITIALQQVHVLLGGGPRSNAWQNLASLPAQLAAPQWATVLVGGLVIAIMLSWRFAPPAIRAVPGPLVAITIATAVSYLPGLGTERITIDESVVEAIGLPEMPQGSWTSIALAVLTVALIASVESLLSATAVDKMHTGPRTDFNRELVGQGTANASSGLLGGLPVTGVIVRSTANVGAGAKSRASAALHGVWLLVFSVLLVDIVEMIPMAALAGLLIVIGVQLVKLAHIDLARRTGELVIYGVTLGCVVFLNLLEGVLIGLVLAIAFAAWRIVRVSILAEDLTSRLGTGGPPRWHVAITGSCSFLALPRLNAALSDIPHDAEVFIDLNVDYLDHAALDALQEWITQHRDRGAEVTVTETGTARMEFAHSRPPRRDTEGRRVIDALRLIWPAQLASGVNRYSNGLAPLVRAGMTTGTAHDPHTMLLTCADARILPNLITDSAPGELLNVRNVGNLVGADLSVESALSYALNRLTVRSIGICGHSGCDAMHDLMHDSADGSMGRWLDHGADSLAAFRAYHPVAAAAADAGFTGADQLSVVNVAVQVDAVRRHPQVAARLADGSVNIVGLFLDLATARLYLVDSDSITETDQHGAPVTLTTPK, from the coding sequence GTGAGCCTGCCGACATCGAGCCGCAATGTTAACCCGTTGTTACACAACATAATTCAGAACAACATCGTCCGCTATGACCTGCCCGCTTCGCTGGTCGTCTTCCTCGTCGCGCTGCCGTTGTCCATCGGCATCGCCGTCGCATCCGGGGCACCGGTGGTGGCCGGTCTCATCGCCGCCATCGTCGGCGGCATCGTGTGCGCCGTGGTCGGCGGTTCGCCGCTGCAGGTCAGCGGTCCGGCCGCCGGTTTGACCGTCGTCGTCGCCGAACTCGTCGCGCAGTTCGGGTGGAAGGCGACGTGCGCCATCACCGCCGCGGCGGGCGTTCTGCAGATTCTGCTGGGACTGAGCCGGGTCGCGCGGGCCGCGCTCGCCATCGCACCCATCGTCGTGCACGCGATGCTGGCCGGTATCGGCATCACCATCGCCCTGCAACAGGTGCACGTCCTACTCGGCGGCGGCCCGCGCAGCAACGCCTGGCAGAACCTGGCGTCGCTGCCCGCCCAACTGGCCGCCCCGCAGTGGGCCACGGTGCTCGTCGGAGGCCTCGTCATCGCGATCATGCTGAGCTGGCGGTTCGCTCCGCCCGCCATCCGCGCGGTACCCGGTCCGCTGGTCGCGATCACCATCGCGACCGCGGTGAGCTACCTGCCGGGCCTGGGCACCGAGCGCATCACGATCGACGAATCCGTCGTCGAGGCCATCGGGCTGCCCGAGATGCCGCAGGGCAGCTGGACGTCGATCGCCCTCGCCGTGCTCACCGTCGCCCTGATCGCCAGCGTGGAAAGCCTGCTCTCGGCAACCGCCGTGGACAAGATGCATACCGGCCCCCGTACCGACTTCAACCGCGAGCTCGTCGGGCAAGGTACCGCAAACGCGTCCTCGGGATTACTGGGTGGTCTGCCCGTCACCGGGGTCATCGTGCGCAGTACGGCCAATGTCGGCGCGGGTGCCAAGTCTCGTGCCTCGGCCGCGTTGCACGGGGTGTGGCTGCTGGTCTTTTCGGTGCTGCTGGTCGACATCGTCGAGATGATCCCGATGGCCGCACTGGCCGGACTGTTGATCGTGATCGGTGTCCAGCTGGTGAAGCTCGCCCATATCGATCTGGCGCGGCGCACCGGGGAGCTGGTCATCTACGGCGTCACGCTGGGCTGCGTCGTGTTTCTCAACCTCCTCGAGGGTGTGCTCATCGGACTCGTGCTGGCGATCGCCTTCGCGGCCTGGCGCATCGTGCGGGTGTCCATCCTCGCCGAGGACCTGACCAGCCGGCTCGGCACGGGCGGCCCGCCGCGCTGGCATGTGGCGATCACCGGATCGTGCAGCTTCCTGGCACTGCCACGGCTGAATGCGGCACTGTCGGATATCCCGCACGACGCCGAGGTGTTCATCGATCTGAACGTCGACTACCTCGATCACGCCGCCTTGGACGCGTTGCAGGAGTGGATCACCCAGCATCGCGACCGCGGTGCGGAGGTCACGGTCACCGAAACCGGAACCGCACGAATGGAGTTCGCCCATTCCCGACCACCGCGCCGAGACACCGAGGGCCGCCGGGTGATCGACGCACTGCGACTGATCTGGCCGGCCCAGCTGGCGAGCGGGGTCAACAGGTATAGCAACGGGCTGGCCCCGCTGGTGCGCGCCGGAATGACCACGGGCACCGCACACGACCCGCACACGATGCTGCTCACCTGCGCCGACGCCCGGATCCTGCCGAACCTGATCACCGACAGCGCGCCCGGGGAGCTGCTCAACGTGCGCAACGTCGGGAACCTGGTGGGCGCAGACTTGTCGGTCGAATCGGCGCTGAGCTACGCGCTGAACCGGCTCACCGTACGGAGCATCGGGATCTGCGGGCACTCGGGGTGCGATGCCATGCACGACCTGATGCACGACAGCGCCGACGGCTCGATGGGACGCTGGCTGGACCACGGGGCGGACTCACTGGCGGCGTTCCGGGCTTACCACCCGGTGGCCGCCGCCGCCGCGGACGCCGGGTTCACCGGTGCCGACCAGCTCAGCGTGGTCAACGTCGCCGTCCAGGTCGATGCCGTGCGACGACACCCGCAGGTCGCCGCACGGCTCGCCGACGGCTCGGTGAACATCGTCGGGCTGTTCCTGGATCTGGCCACGGCACGGCTGTATCTGGTGGATTCTGACTCGATCACCGAGACCGACCAGCACGGTGCCCCGGTGACGCTCACCACACCCAAGTAA
- a CDS encoding putative quinol monooxygenase, producing the protein MPVVVVATMTAKPESVDIVRAACTEAIAEVHDEPGCELYSLHEANGTFVFVEQWADADALTTHSTAPAVGKLFGTVGEHLDGAPDIKMLTPIVAGDPAKGRLRG; encoded by the coding sequence ATGCCTGTCGTCGTCGTCGCCACCATGACCGCTAAACCCGAATCCGTGGACATCGTCCGCGCGGCCTGCACGGAGGCCATCGCCGAGGTCCACGACGAGCCGGGTTGCGAGCTGTACTCGTTGCATGAGGCCAATGGCACCTTCGTGTTCGTGGAGCAGTGGGCCGACGCCGACGCACTCACAACACACAGCACCGCACCCGCCGTCGGCAAGCTGTTCGGCACCGTCGGCGAACACCTCGACGGTGCACCCGATATCAAGATGCTGACCCCGATCGTGGCCGGCGACCCCGCCAAGGGCCGGCTGCGCGGCTAG
- a CDS encoding mycofactocin-coupled SDR family oxidoreductase gives MGSLTGKVAFITGAARGQGRAHAVKLASEGADIIAVDLCDQIASVPYPLASPDDLAATVKLVEETGARIVATEADVRDRDALKGALRAGTEALGDRLDIVIANAGIAPMAGEDAWQDVIDVNLTGVYNTVDVAYKPMVKFGNGGSIVLTSSVAGLVGLGSPIAGSVGYAAAKHGIVGLMRVYANVLAQFNIRVNSIHPAGVDTPMIDNDFTRSWLEGMAQQSHRGPDMSNALPVQTLTVDDIANAVLFLVSDAGRYVTGVTLPLDAGYVNKR, from the coding sequence ATGGGATCGCTCACCGGCAAGGTCGCGTTCATCACCGGGGCGGCGCGCGGGCAGGGGCGCGCGCATGCCGTGAAGCTGGCATCCGAGGGCGCCGACATCATCGCCGTCGATCTGTGCGACCAGATCGCCTCGGTGCCCTACCCGCTGGCGAGCCCCGATGACCTGGCCGCGACGGTCAAACTGGTCGAGGAGACGGGAGCACGCATCGTCGCCACCGAAGCCGATGTCCGTGATCGCGATGCGCTCAAAGGCGCGCTGCGGGCAGGCACCGAGGCACTCGGCGACCGGCTGGACATCGTGATCGCCAATGCCGGGATTGCACCGATGGCCGGTGAGGACGCCTGGCAGGACGTCATCGACGTGAACCTCACCGGGGTCTACAACACCGTGGATGTGGCGTACAAACCGATGGTCAAGTTCGGCAACGGTGGTTCCATCGTGCTGACCAGCTCGGTGGCCGGACTGGTCGGCCTGGGCTCCCCCATCGCGGGGTCGGTCGGCTACGCGGCCGCCAAACACGGCATCGTCGGCCTCATGCGCGTCTACGCAAATGTGTTGGCGCAATTCAACATCCGGGTGAACTCGATCCACCCGGCCGGGGTGGACACCCCGATGATCGACAACGATTTCACCCGCAGCTGGCTGGAAGGGATGGCCCAGCAATCCCACCGCGGGCCGGACATGTCCAATGCCCTGCCGGTACAGACACTGACCGTCGACGATATCGCCAATGCGGTGCTGTTTCTGGTCTCCGATGCCGGACGGTACGTCACCGGGGTCACGCTGCCGCTGGACGCCGGATACGTGAACAAACGCTAG
- a CDS encoding SAM-dependent methyltransferase: MASNPAAQTAFGPMVLAAVEHHEPPGRRLVDDDLAESFLPSGPRALARLTRWAPLRAAVIAASERAGPGLWASIACRKRFIDERISDPASEIDAVVILGSGLDTRPYRIARHSDLPVFELDQPVNIERKAAAVARALGAIPASVHLASIDFERDDVMSVLDANGFRDTGRTLFIWEGVTQYLTPGAVHAMFEQLRAVTPGSRLIFTYVRQDFIDGTDLQGAEAVYRRFRRRSQIWKSGMEPERVEEILRGYGWTVVEQAGPSYYRDLYIRPTGRTIAASPIEWTALAVRSA; this comes from the coding sequence GTGGCCTCGAACCCGGCCGCACAGACGGCGTTCGGGCCGATGGTGCTCGCCGCCGTCGAGCACCACGAACCGCCCGGGCGGCGCTTGGTCGACGACGATCTGGCCGAGTCGTTCTTGCCGAGCGGTCCGCGCGCCTTGGCGCGGCTGACCCGGTGGGCACCGCTGCGCGCGGCCGTGATCGCCGCATCCGAGCGCGCCGGGCCCGGCCTGTGGGCCAGCATCGCCTGCCGCAAGCGGTTCATCGACGAGCGGATCTCCGATCCGGCCAGCGAGATCGACGCGGTGGTGATCCTCGGCTCAGGACTGGACACCCGGCCCTACCGGATCGCCAGGCACAGCGATCTGCCCGTGTTCGAGCTCGACCAGCCGGTGAACATCGAACGCAAGGCCGCCGCGGTGGCACGTGCGCTGGGCGCCATCCCCGCCTCGGTGCATCTCGCGAGCATCGATTTCGAGCGCGACGATGTGATGTCGGTGTTGGACGCCAACGGGTTTCGCGATACCGGACGGACGCTGTTCATCTGGGAGGGCGTCACCCAGTACCTCACCCCGGGCGCCGTACACGCGATGTTCGAGCAGCTGCGCGCCGTCACGCCGGGTAGCCGGCTCATCTTCACCTACGTGCGACAGGACTTCATCGACGGCACCGATCTGCAGGGCGCCGAGGCCGTGTACCGAAGGTTCCGTCGGCGCAGTCAGATCTGGAAGTCCGGCATGGAACCCGAACGCGTCGAGGAGATCCTGCGTGGGTACGGCTGGACCGTGGTCGAACAGGCCGGACCGAGCTACTACCGCGATCTCTACATCCGGCCGACCGGCCGCACGATCGCCGCCTCGCCCATCGAATGGACAGCCCTGGCGGTGCGCTCGGCCTAG